The Thermodesulfovibrionales bacterium nucleotide sequence ATTGGCCTTTCCGCATGTCTTCGCTGCTATCTCAGGATCAAAATTCAGGGTCTTAGGGTCCCTGTCGTGCCAGAGGATGTTTCTCACGATGGAGTTCTGCGGTAACAGTTCCCGTATCCTGTCCTGGCCGTGGGGGAGCAGTGCTTCAGGAGCGACCCTCTTCCTTTCGAGGATTTCGCCTGATTCACTGAGGAACAGGGGCCTCAACATACCCTCATGTGCCTGTTTCGTATCCATCGCCCTTCCGTCTCCCAGGTGACATTCACGGCACTTCACATTGGGATGGTTGCTCTCCCGTTCGACCATTTCCTGCGTAATGTAGAATTGAGGATAACCGAGGGACTGGAGTTTCTCCTTATTCCCATGACACGCAACACATCCGGCACTTGAGTCTTTGTAAGAACGATAACCGAGGAAGGAGATAACGAGGACAAACTGCAAGACGAAAAAAAAGAGTGTCCTTCTGTTCATGAAACTGCTAACAGTGCCGAGAGAGAATAGAGACATGGGGGCTCACCTTCTGCTATCTGCCGACAGCGGATGACGGCGGTTCCTCCTTGGGAAGCCTGATTCGCAGGACCTCGCCCTTTCCCCCCAAAGGTCCAAGGTCTTTATTATTCAATGACGCCCTTATCCCTCCCGCATTCCCGACTTTCATGGTAAACCCCTTTTGAGACGTCCATTCCCTGGAATCGCCCGGTTTCAGAAGGGCCTCTTCAGATTTCCCATCATCTACTTCTACACGCAACCAAGTGGTTTCAGTAGCGGTCACAGAAAGCACATAGGGCGGCTCAGGCTGAAAAGAGCGCTCTCCTTCCGCGGGTGAAGGAACGGTTTTTTCGGGCATCTTGACTTCCTCAGGAACTGAAGGGACATTGGGAACCTCAGGAATTCTGACTTCTCTCTGAGGAGTTTCCGGTTTTCGGAAAAAAAGCGCGATAATGAGACCGACCATTACGAGCGCAGAGACAATGAGCAGGG carries:
- a CDS encoding RodZ domain-containing protein, translated to MIGEILKKKREASGIDLREISDTLRIRFEYLKALEENAFNRLPEAVYTRGYIRAYAKSLGLDPEPIVEMYAKQFRQDVLIQPEPSMPEKKATLLRPLLIVSALVMVGLIIALFFRKPETPQREVRIPEVPNVPSVPEEVKMPEKTVPSPAEGERSFQPEPPYVLSVTATETTWLRVEVDDGKSEEALLKPGDSREWTSQKGFTMKVGNAGGIRASLNNKDLGPLGGKGEVLRIRLPKEEPPSSAVGR